A DNA window from Bradyrhizobium barranii subsp. barranii contains the following coding sequences:
- a CDS encoding DUF1254 domain-containing protein: protein MGDGHWMKSISLRRRDLGLGALALGAAAALLRPSAAESRAERLGQFLKGELGELKDLKGDAKEEIAYLLGMECYVYGFPLVLMDVTNGVVTATSKSEEYKAPFNQFGRMRGYVSPDFKDVVRISVSTVWSFAILDLDKEPMIASHPDTKGRYIVLQLMNMWTDDFASIGSRTTGSGAGKFLIAGPKWNGTAPADVKDVYRCPTRFAWLLVQMSAAGPQDFPEIHALQDQLQITPLSAWGKPYTPPSNVPVDPAVDLTATPYDQVRLMTGEMFFKRLARLLKDNPPYPADTGMLDKLRKFGIEPGKEFDTSKLDPAIIRGLNAAPAEVWLKFQAALYDTPAVNGWLNMLNLGRYGTDYNTRALIAWLGLGALTSDDAVYPSAFVDGDGNVLDGAAKYVLHFGKDEFPPSASGVWSVSPYRENFYVRNSLNRYGILSGMPLKYNADGSLDIYIQATTPGADNETNWLPCPPSLPFNLTIRAYQPSKPLLDGSYKIPPVKRTG, encoded by the coding sequence ATGGGCGACGGTCATTGGATGAAGTCGATCAGCCTGCGGCGCCGCGATCTGGGCCTGGGCGCTCTGGCGCTGGGCGCGGCCGCGGCGCTGCTGCGACCAAGCGCGGCGGAGAGTCGAGCCGAAAGGCTGGGCCAATTCCTGAAGGGAGAGTTGGGAGAGCTGAAGGACCTGAAGGGCGACGCAAAGGAAGAAATTGCGTACCTGCTCGGCATGGAATGCTACGTCTACGGCTTCCCGCTCGTCCTGATGGACGTGACCAATGGCGTGGTTACGGCAACCTCAAAGTCCGAAGAATACAAGGCGCCGTTCAACCAGTTCGGCCGGATGAGGGGCTACGTCAGCCCGGATTTCAAGGATGTCGTGCGGATCAGCGTGAGCACGGTGTGGTCGTTCGCCATCCTGGATCTCGACAAGGAGCCCATGATCGCTTCGCACCCCGACACGAAGGGGCGCTACATCGTGTTGCAGCTGATGAATATGTGGACGGACGATTTTGCCTCGATCGGCAGCCGAACCACCGGTTCGGGTGCCGGCAAATTCCTCATCGCCGGACCGAAATGGAACGGGACCGCGCCAGCGGACGTCAAGGACGTCTATCGATGCCCCACGCGCTTCGCGTGGCTGCTCGTGCAGATGTCGGCCGCCGGCCCGCAGGATTTTCCGGAAATCCACGCATTGCAGGATCAGCTCCAGATCACACCGTTGAGCGCATGGGGCAAGCCGTATACACCGCCCAGCAACGTTCCCGTCGATCCCGCCGTCGACCTCACGGCGACCCCGTATGATCAGGTACGGTTGATGACGGGAGAGATGTTCTTCAAACGCCTGGCGCGCCTCTTGAAGGACAACCCGCCGTATCCGGCCGACACCGGGATGCTCGACAAGCTCAGGAAATTTGGCATCGAGCCGGGCAAGGAGTTCGATACCAGCAAGCTTGATCCAGCCATCATCAGGGGACTGAACGCGGCTCCTGCGGAAGTATGGCTGAAATTTCAGGCTGCGCTCTACGATACGCCTGCCGTGAACGGTTGGCTGAACATGCTCAATCTCGGCAGATATGGCACCGATTACAACACCCGGGCTCTTATCGCGTGGCTCGGGCTTGGTGCGCTGACCTCGGACGATGCGGTCTATCCCAGCGCCTTCGTGGATGGCGATGGCAACGTTCTGGACGGCGCCGCCAAATATGTTCTGCATTTCGGCAAGGACGAGTTTCCGCCCTCGGCCAGCGGCGTCTGGTCGGTGTCGCCCTATCGCGAGAATTTCTATGTACGGAATTCGCTGAACCGCTATGGGATCCTTTCGGGAATGCCTCTCAAGTACAATGCGGATGGCTCGCTGGATATTTATATCCAGGCCACAACGCCCGGTGCGGACAACGAGACGAACTGGCTACCTTGCCCGCCGAGCCTGCCGTTCAACTTGACCATCCGCGCGTACCAGCCGAGCAAGCCGTTGCTCGACGGCAGCTACAAGATTCCGCCGGTAAAGCGGACGGGGTGA
- a CDS encoding cytochrome c3 family protein: protein MTKGSRKSHRRQKAPATARPEQARSPPVQRSAPTLRWRTAALLAIGSGALFLLLASGLSWFKTSDTSSQPASVAELSFVGSQACSGCHQAETGLWQSSQHRHAMDHATDASVHGDFNDAAFEYAGTRSRFFRKDRKFFVETDGPDGKLATFEVKYTFGVEPLQQYLIEFPDGRIQALSVAWDTRPKDQGGQRWFHLYPDAAVTSSDPLHWTRLNQNWNFMCAECHSTDVHKNYDAAKDRFATSFSEISVGCEACHGAGSRHIAWAHQKPAARGPDKGLLVRFDERAGITWSAEAGTLTPKRSAPAATLRKEVETCGRCHARRGQLSEDWVPGKPLSETHRVSLLDRQHFRADGQMRDDEETYNYAPFKQSKMFAKGVTCSDCHDPHSAALKAPGDGVCAQCHAPSKYDSAAHRQHANVSPPPGCASCHMPERRYMVVDRRHDHGFRIPRPDLSVQLGTPNACNDCHRDKPAAWAAQQIETWFGPERHGFQTYAGAFHAAWTDAPDAQALLAVVVGSSDAPGIVRASALAEMPAPDADLTRRALSDPDPLVRLGALDALEGIPADQLWTLASPQLTDPVRGARIRAAELLASVPPSRQPTADRSKFTQAAAEFVAAQKLNADRPDARTALGNFLARQASAAEAQAEYRAALRLDPSFSPAAINLSDLYRQLGRDSDGERVLRETLSNSGQSASLHHALGLVLVRERRASEALDELRQAAELDPSQPRYAYVYAVGLNSSGRRDDALAVLRTSLQAHPNDHDTLSAALALSREKGDSASALGYAERLSRLMPSNREIEDLIKQLKR, encoded by the coding sequence GTGACGAAGGGTTCTCGCAAGAGCCACAGGCGTCAGAAGGCCCCCGCGACGGCGCGGCCTGAACAAGCCCGTTCGCCCCCTGTTCAACGCTCCGCGCCAACATTGCGCTGGCGGACTGCTGCGCTGTTGGCAATCGGGTCGGGTGCGCTGTTTCTTCTGCTTGCAAGCGGGCTGTCCTGGTTCAAGACGTCGGATACCTCGTCTCAGCCGGCCAGCGTAGCAGAGCTGAGCTTTGTTGGCAGCCAAGCGTGCAGCGGCTGCCATCAGGCGGAGACAGGGCTATGGCAAAGCTCGCAACATCGCCACGCCATGGATCACGCGACCGATGCGTCTGTCCACGGCGACTTCAACGATGCCGCGTTCGAATATGCCGGAACGCGCTCGCGCTTCTTCCGAAAGGACCGGAAATTTTTCGTCGAGACAGACGGTCCGGACGGCAAGCTTGCGACGTTCGAAGTCAAATACACCTTCGGCGTCGAGCCTTTGCAGCAATATCTGATCGAATTTCCGGATGGTCGCATCCAAGCTCTGTCCGTCGCCTGGGACACGCGGCCCAAGGATCAGGGTGGGCAGCGCTGGTTTCACCTTTATCCGGATGCCGCGGTCACCAGCAGCGATCCCCTGCACTGGACCAGGCTGAACCAGAACTGGAATTTCATGTGCGCCGAGTGCCACTCGACGGACGTGCACAAGAACTACGACGCCGCCAAGGACCGTTTCGCCACCAGCTTCTCCGAGATCAGCGTCGGCTGTGAGGCTTGTCATGGCGCAGGCTCGCGACATATTGCATGGGCGCACCAGAAGCCTGCCGCCCGCGGCCCGGATAAGGGGCTGCTTGTCCGATTCGACGAACGCGCGGGCATCACCTGGTCGGCCGAAGCTGGGACTTTAACTCCGAAGCGCAGCGCACCTGCAGCAACCCTGCGCAAGGAAGTCGAGACCTGCGGGCGCTGCCATGCGCGTCGCGGACAGCTCTCCGAAGACTGGGTGCCGGGCAAGCCCCTGTCGGAAACCCATCGGGTGTCGCTGCTCGACCGGCAACACTTCCGTGCCGACGGCCAGATGCGCGACGACGAGGAGACCTACAACTACGCCCCCTTCAAGCAAAGCAAGATGTTCGCCAAGGGCGTCACCTGCAGCGACTGCCACGATCCGCACAGCGCAGCGCTCAAGGCGCCCGGCGATGGCGTCTGTGCGCAATGTCATGCGCCGTCCAAGTATGACTCTGCCGCGCACCGGCAGCACGCCAATGTGTCGCCGCCGCCAGGTTGCGCTTCCTGCCATATGCCGGAACGTCGCTACATGGTCGTCGATCGCCGCCACGATCACGGCTTCCGCATCCCCCGCCCCGATCTCTCGGTGCAGCTTGGCACACCGAATGCCTGCAACGACTGCCACCGCGACAAGCCCGCCGCATGGGCGGCACAGCAGATCGAGACCTGGTTCGGTCCGGAGCGGCACGGTTTTCAGACTTATGCAGGGGCATTTCATGCGGCATGGACCGATGCACCCGATGCGCAAGCTCTCCTTGCAGTCGTCGTCGGCTCAAGCGACGCACCCGGAATTGTCCGCGCCAGCGCGCTCGCCGAAATGCCCGCGCCCGATGCCGACCTGACCCGTCGCGCGCTCTCCGATCCCGATCCGCTCGTGAGGCTGGGCGCACTCGATGCGCTGGAGGGAATTCCGGCCGACCAGCTCTGGACGCTTGCATCTCCCCAATTGACGGACCCGGTGCGCGGCGCGCGCATCCGCGCCGCCGAGCTTCTTGCATCCGTTCCGCCATCGCGCCAACCGACGGCCGATCGCAGCAAGTTCACGCAAGCCGCCGCCGAATTCGTGGCGGCGCAGAAATTGAATGCAGATCGTCCGGACGCCCGGACTGCGCTCGGTAACTTTCTAGCACGACAGGCCAGCGCCGCTGAGGCCCAGGCCGAATATCGGGCAGCCCTCAGGCTTGACCCATCGTTCTCGCCTGCCGCCATCAATCTTTCCGATCTCTATCGGCAACTTGGGCGCGACAGTGATGGCGAGCGCGTGCTTCGCGAGACCCTGTCCAACTCTGGGCAGAGCGCCTCGCTTCACCATGCACTCGGCCTCGTGCTCGTGCGGGAAAGGCGCGCCAGTGAGGCGCTCGATGAATTGCGTCAAGCAGCAGAGCTGGACCCCAGTCAACCGCGCTATGCTTACGTCTATGCCGTGGGGCTGAATTCCTCTGGCCGTCGCGACGATGCCCTTGCCGTTTTAAGAACCAGCTTGCAAGCACATCCCAACGATCATGACACCCTTTCTGCGGCACTCGCCCTGAGCCGCGAAAAAGGAGATTCCGCGTCCGCCTTGGGTTATGCTGAGCGACTCTCGCGCTTGATGCCCAGCAATCGCGAGATTGAAGATCTCATCAAGCAGCTCAAGCGGTAG
- a CDS encoding DUF2721 domain-containing protein — translation MDNVIQLVPVTPSIDQLARIIGNVAAPAFLLGAVASFISVLISRINRVVDRAQFLHGITDDDTSKNYLKADIPRLRHRASLLNRSLFCSILSAILTALIIIVAFISALFNVAHEYGVALLFMAALLTFCASLVDLARETRIALHDNDLRV, via the coding sequence ATGGACAACGTGATCCAGCTGGTGCCGGTAACGCCTTCGATCGACCAACTGGCCCGGATCATCGGCAACGTCGCGGCGCCGGCTTTTCTGCTGGGGGCCGTCGCGTCCTTCATCTCAGTCCTTATTTCCCGCATCAACCGGGTCGTCGACCGGGCTCAATTCCTTCACGGCATCACTGATGATGATACCTCAAAGAACTACCTCAAGGCGGATATTCCCCGGCTGCGACACCGGGCTTCGCTCCTGAACAGGTCGCTGTTCTGCTCCATCCTCTCTGCGATCCTCACCGCGCTCATCATCATCGTTGCCTTCATCAGTGCGCTGTTCAATGTCGCCCACGAATATGGCGTGGCCCTGCTGTTCATGGCCGCGCTGCTGACGTTCTGCGCTTCGCTCGTCGACCTCGCCCGCGAGACCCGAATTGCCCTTCACGACAACGATCTGCGCGTGTAA
- a CDS encoding DUF1254 domain-containing protein, producing the protein MKSITRRAFACGIALLPSFRPALAGAQTAASPTEARAIAKEAYIYGFPMVDSYRIQYAYFIDANGPEFKAPWNQLRNFSRVFTPEDKAVQTPNSDTPYSFLGMDLRTEPIVLTVPAIEKERYFSIQLIDAYTFNFDYIGSRSTGNNGGSFLIAGPHWNGSTPKGVTKVIRAETEFALAAYRTQLFNPGDIDNVKKVQAGYKVQTLSAFLGAPAPKAAPAIDFIKALTPETEKTSLEFFNIVNFLLQFCPTNPSEKELMARFAKIGVGAGKNFNASDLTPELNTAVEQGMADAWQALAQLQKRMDAGEVTSGDTFGTRAYLKNNYLYRMAAAVFGIYGNSKQEAMYPMYLVDADGKKFDGANRYTVRFAPGQLPPVNAFWSLTMYELPSSLLTANPINRYLLNSPMLSQFKRDADGGMTFYIQNEAPAADRQPNWLPAPKGGFFVVMRLYWPKAEALEGKWKQPPMQRAV; encoded by the coding sequence ATGAAATCCATAACACGGAGAGCTTTTGCCTGCGGGATAGCTTTGCTCCCGTCGTTCCGTCCCGCGCTTGCGGGCGCGCAAACCGCCGCCAGTCCCACCGAAGCCCGCGCAATTGCCAAGGAAGCCTATATCTACGGCTTCCCAATGGTGGATAGCTACCGCATTCAATATGCCTATTTCATCGATGCGAATGGCCCCGAATTTAAGGCGCCATGGAACCAGCTTCGCAACTTCTCGCGCGTCTTCACCCCGGAAGACAAGGCAGTCCAAACGCCCAACTCGGACACACCCTACTCATTCCTCGGCATGGATTTGCGTACGGAGCCCATCGTGCTCACCGTTCCTGCGATTGAAAAGGAACGCTACTTCAGCATTCAGCTAATTGACGCCTATACGTTCAACTTCGACTACATCGGTAGTCGTAGCACCGGCAACAATGGCGGCAGTTTCCTCATCGCCGGACCTCATTGGAATGGCTCAACCCCGAAAGGTGTGACGAAGGTTATACGTGCCGAGACCGAATTTGCGCTGGCCGCGTACCGCACGCAACTTTTCAACCCCGGCGACATCGACAATGTGAAGAAGGTGCAAGCCGGCTACAAGGTGCAGACGCTCTCGGCCTTCCTTGGCGCGCCAGCGCCGAAGGCCGCCCCGGCGATTGATTTCATCAAGGCGCTGACGCCCGAGACCGAAAAGACCTCACTTGAGTTTTTCAACATCGTCAACTTCCTCTTGCAGTTCTGCCCCACAAACCCCTCCGAAAAGGAACTGATGGCGCGGTTCGCCAAGATTGGCGTTGGTGCTGGAAAGAACTTCAACGCGAGCGATCTCACGCCCGAACTGAACACCGCCGTCGAACAGGGTATGGCCGACGCCTGGCAGGCATTGGCCCAACTGCAAAAACGAATGGATGCTGGGGAAGTGACCAGCGGGGACACCTTCGGCACCCGCGCATATTTGAAGAACAATTATCTCTACCGCATGGCCGCTGCCGTGTTTGGCATCTACGGCAACTCCAAGCAGGAAGCGATGTATCCGATGTATCTCGTAGATGCGGACGGCAAGAAATTCGACGGGGCGAACCGTTACACCGTGCGCTTTGCACCGGGCCAGTTGCCACCGGTAAATGCCTTCTGGTCCCTTACCATGTACGAACTGCCGTCGAGCCTGCTCACGGCCAATCCGATTAACCGCTATTTGCTCAATTCGCCGATGCTGTCACAGTTCAAGCGCGACGCGGACGGTGGAATGACCTTCTACATCCAGAACGAGGCTCCGGCAGCAGACAGGCAACCCAACTGGCTGCCCGCACCCAAGGGTGGCTTCTTCGTTGTTATGCGTCTCTACTGGCCGAAAGCTGAGGCGCTCGAAGGCAAGTGGAAACAGCCCCCGATGCAGCGAGCAGTTTAG
- a CDS encoding DUF1254 domain-containing protein, whose protein sequence is MLSTEQGSISLHRRDLIASALGAGLGAALSPATSEAAGPLLRGLGELKGDAEEELAYVLALECYVYGFPLVMMDATRAVMTATSKSEQYKAPINQFGRMRTYVDPDFKDCVRISVNSLWAFSFIDLDKEPFVYSQPDTQGRYVVMQALNMWTDDFASAGSRTTGTGAGDFLIVGPKWNGVAPNGIKQTFRSTTRYASVLVQIACHSPTEFAAINKLQDQLQLTPLSAWGKPYTPPSDVPIDTSADTTATPYDQVRLMTGEMFFKRLAAALKDNPPYPDDTKTVDKLKRIGIEVGKDFDPSKLDPAILRGINRAPAEVWYKLETGPYTAPTVNGWQGALNIGRFGTDYTTRAFIAWFGLGALTSDDAVYPTAFVDGDGNVLDGAAKYVLHLEKDEIFPSESGVWSISPYRENFYVRNAINRYGITSAMPITYNPDGSLDIYIQAQSPGADKETNWLPCPPSLPFNLSVRVYQPKTALKDGTFKIPPIRRVRSS, encoded by the coding sequence ATGCTTTCTACCGAACAGGGATCGATTTCGCTTCATCGCCGCGATTTGATCGCAAGCGCGCTCGGTGCCGGGCTGGGCGCGGCATTGTCGCCAGCAACGAGCGAGGCTGCCGGCCCCCTTCTGCGCGGGCTAGGCGAGCTGAAGGGCGATGCCGAGGAAGAGCTGGCGTATGTTCTTGCATTGGAATGCTATGTCTATGGCTTTCCGCTGGTCATGATGGATGCAACGCGAGCGGTGATGACGGCCACCTCGAAGTCCGAGCAGTACAAAGCGCCCATCAACCAGTTCGGCAGGATGCGGACCTATGTCGATCCGGATTTCAAGGACTGCGTCCGTATCAGCGTCAATTCTCTCTGGGCGTTTTCGTTCATCGACCTGGACAAGGAGCCTTTCGTCTACTCGCAGCCTGATACCCAGGGGCGCTACGTCGTCATGCAGGCGCTCAACATGTGGACCGACGATTTCGCCTCGGCGGGCAGCCGGACCACGGGGACCGGCGCCGGAGACTTCCTCATCGTCGGCCCGAAATGGAATGGTGTTGCGCCCAACGGCATCAAGCAGACGTTCCGTTCGACAACCCGCTACGCCTCGGTGCTGGTCCAGATCGCGTGCCATAGCCCCACGGAGTTTGCTGCGATCAACAAGCTGCAGGATCAATTGCAGCTGACGCCGCTCAGCGCCTGGGGCAAGCCCTACACGCCGCCGTCGGATGTGCCGATCGACACCAGTGCCGATACAACCGCGACGCCGTACGATCAGGTGCGGCTCATGACCGGCGAGATGTTCTTCAAGCGCCTCGCCGCTGCGTTGAAGGACAATCCGCCCTACCCCGACGACACCAAGACCGTCGACAAGCTGAAGCGGATCGGGATCGAGGTCGGCAAGGACTTCGATCCGTCCAAGCTCGATCCGGCCATTCTGCGAGGGATCAACCGGGCGCCGGCCGAGGTCTGGTACAAGCTGGAAACAGGCCCCTACACTGCGCCGACCGTGAACGGCTGGCAGGGCGCGCTGAATATCGGTCGCTTCGGTACCGACTACACCACGCGCGCGTTCATCGCCTGGTTTGGATTGGGGGCGCTGACGTCGGATGATGCGGTCTATCCAACCGCCTTTGTCGATGGCGACGGCAACGTGCTGGACGGTGCGGCGAAATACGTTCTCCATCTGGAGAAGGACGAGATATTCCCTTCCGAAAGCGGGGTTTGGTCGATCTCGCCCTATCGCGAGAATTTCTACGTTCGAAACGCGATCAACCGCTACGGCATAACTTCGGCGATGCCGATCACATACAATCCGGACGGCTCGCTGGATATCTACATCCAGGCGCAATCACCAGGCGCCGACAAGGAAACGAACTGGCTGCCGTGTCCGCCGAGCCTGCCCTTCAATCTCAGTGTCAGGGTCTATCAGCCCAAGACGGCCCTCAAGGACGGCACGTTCAAGATCCCGCCTATTCGGCGCGTCCGGAGCAGCTGA
- a CDS encoding arylsulfatase — protein sequence MSFRAIVSILFLTSSLSVPAFAQQAQPTTPPPGSPAATITIPGDQLPPPPQKFGGKIERDATKSTPFWPARVVPPKGAPNVLLIITDDSGYGVPSTFGGVIPTPALDRIAKDGLRYTNFHSTALCSPTRAALITGRNHHSAGYGVVAEQATGYPGYDSVITKDKATIGRILRDNGYHTAWFGKNHNTPEYQASQAGPFDQWPTGIGFEYFYGFMGGDTNQWEPGNLVRNTTPIYPYVGKPGWNLMTAMADEAIDYVNRINALSPDQPFLIKFAPGATHAPHHPTKEWVQKISEMKLFDAGWNKLRETIFANQKKLGVIPQDAKLTPWPKDLIKEWDQLNADEKKLFIRQVEVFAAFVAYADNEIGRVIQAIDDLGKLDNTLIIYINGDNGTSAEGQPNGTPNEVAMFNGANPGVEEQLKYFYDAWGTDRTYNHMSIGWAWAFDTPFSWTKQIVSHFGGTRQGMAISWPKIITDKGGIRSQFHHVIDVVPTILEAAHIKQPDMVDGIKQSPIEGVSMMYTFDKNNANAPSTHKTQYFEMFADRAIYDDGWIASTKVLRPPWVTAGVKLPDPADYPWELYDLKNDWTQYEDIAAKNPAKLKEMQDLFWKEAQKYQVLPLDSSVAGRLVIPRPSLSAGRTSFTWTRPLTGTPNGDAPSVLNASYNFKIDVEIPPSGAEGMLITQGGRFGGYGFYVLKNKPVFTWNLVDLKRVRWEGPELTPGKHVIEFDFKYDGLGAATMAFGDYSGIGRGGTGVLKVDGNAVATETMEHTLPFILQWDEALDIGSDTGTPVDDNDYSTPFTFTGTLNKISLNIDRPKLSPEDIKRLEAAARAAGDGPSADAGKAAAEAGAPQVSGDIGLSVLQKVELRLDKREGCRKQAEALGVGMIERIQFVRNCMK from the coding sequence ATGAGTTTTCGTGCGATCGTTTCCATACTGTTCTTGACATCGTCGCTATCCGTCCCTGCGTTTGCACAGCAAGCGCAACCGACCACGCCGCCGCCGGGCTCGCCGGCCGCAACCATCACCATTCCCGGGGATCAGCTTCCACCACCGCCGCAGAAATTCGGTGGCAAGATCGAGCGCGATGCGACGAAGTCGACACCATTTTGGCCTGCGCGTGTCGTTCCGCCCAAAGGCGCGCCGAACGTTCTTCTGATCATCACCGACGATTCCGGCTACGGCGTGCCGTCGACGTTCGGCGGAGTGATCCCGACCCCGGCGCTCGATCGGATCGCGAAGGACGGCCTGCGTTATACCAACTTCCATTCGACGGCGCTGTGTTCGCCGACCCGTGCGGCACTGATCACCGGCCGCAATCATCATTCGGCTGGCTACGGTGTCGTTGCCGAACAGGCGACCGGCTATCCGGGCTATGACAGCGTCATCACCAAGGACAAGGCCACGATTGGACGCATCCTCAGGGACAATGGCTACCACACCGCGTGGTTCGGCAAGAACCACAATACTCCGGAATACCAGGCGAGCCAGGCCGGACCGTTCGATCAGTGGCCGACCGGCATAGGCTTTGAATATTTTTACGGCTTCATGGGCGGCGATACCAATCAGTGGGAGCCAGGCAATCTCGTCCGCAATACCACGCCGATCTATCCTTACGTCGGCAAGCCCGGCTGGAATTTGATGACCGCGATGGCCGACGAGGCGATCGACTACGTCAACCGCATCAACGCGCTCTCGCCGGACCAGCCCTTCCTGATCAAGTTCGCGCCGGGTGCCACCCATGCGCCGCATCATCCGACCAAGGAATGGGTTCAGAAGATCAGCGAGATGAAGCTGTTTGATGCCGGCTGGAACAAGCTGCGAGAGACGATCTTCGCCAACCAGAAGAAGCTGGGCGTCATTCCGCAGGACGCCAAGCTGACGCCTTGGCCGAAAGACCTGATCAAGGAGTGGGACCAGCTCAACGCCGACGAAAAGAAGCTCTTCATCCGGCAGGTCGAAGTCTTCGCTGCCTTTGTCGCCTACGCCGACAACGAGATCGGTCGCGTGATCCAGGCGATCGACGACCTCGGCAAACTCGACAACACCCTGATCATCTACATCAACGGCGACAACGGAACGAGCGCCGAAGGCCAACCGAACGGCACGCCGAACGAAGTCGCGATGTTCAATGGAGCCAACCCTGGGGTCGAGGAGCAGCTGAAGTATTTTTATGACGCCTGGGGCACCGACCGCACCTACAACCACATGTCGATCGGCTGGGCCTGGGCGTTCGACACGCCGTTCTCCTGGACCAAGCAGATCGTGTCGCATTTCGGCGGCACCCGCCAGGGCATGGCGATCTCCTGGCCGAAAATCATCACAGACAAGGGCGGCATTCGTAGTCAATTCCACCATGTCATCGACGTCGTGCCGACCATTCTCGAAGCCGCGCACATCAAGCAGCCCGACATGGTGGACGGCATCAAGCAGAGCCCGATCGAGGGTGTCAGCATGATGTATACTTTCGATAAGAACAACGCGAACGCGCCTTCGACGCACAAGACCCAGTATTTCGAGATGTTCGCCGATCGCGCGATCTACGACGACGGCTGGATCGCCAGCACCAAGGTACTGCGGCCGCCGTGGGTGACGGCTGGCGTCAAGCTGCCGGACCCTGCCGACTACCCCTGGGAGCTCTACGATCTCAAGAACGATTGGACGCAGTATGAGGATATCGCGGCCAAAAATCCTGCCAAGTTGAAGGAGATGCAGGATTTGTTCTGGAAAGAGGCGCAGAAATATCAGGTTCTGCCACTCGATTCCTCGGTGGCTGGCCGGCTGGTTATACCACGGCCGAGCCTCAGCGCTGGCCGCACCTCTTTCACCTGGACGCGGCCGCTCACTGGCACGCCGAACGGTGACGCGCCGAGCGTCCTCAACGCCTCCTATAATTTCAAGATCGATGTCGAAATACCGCCGAGCGGCGCCGAAGGCATGCTGATCACCCAGGGCGGACGATTCGGCGGATACGGCTTCTATGTTCTCAAGAACAAGCCGGTGTTCACGTGGAACCTGGTCGACCTCAAGCGCGTACGCTGGGAGGGACCGGAACTGACACCGGGCAAGCATGTCATCGAGTTCGATTTCAAGTATGACGGTCTCGGTGCGGCAACGATGGCCTTTGGCGACTATAGCGGTATCGGCCGCGGCGGCACCGGCGTCCTCAAAGTCGACGGCAATGCGGTCGCAACCGAGACGATGGAGCACACGCTTCCCTTCATCCTGCAGTGGGATGAGGCGCTGGACATCGGGTCCGACACCGGCACGCCGGTCGACGACAACGACTACAGCACGCCGTTCACCTTCACCGGCACGCTCAACAAGATCTCGCTGAATATCGACCGGCCGAAATTGAGTCCGGAAGACATCAAGCGTCTAGAAGCCGCGGCAAGGGCCGCTGGCGATGGGCCATCTGCCGATGCCGGCAAAGCCGCCGCCGAGGCCGGTGCGCCGCAAGTCTCGGGCGATATCGGCCTCAGCGTGCTGCAAAAGGTCGAGCTGCGCCTCGATAAGCGCGAGGGCTGTCGCAAACAGGCAGAAGCGCTGGGTGTGGGGATGATCGAGAGGATCCAGTTCGTCCGAAACTGCATGAAGTGA